One window from the genome of Pyrobaculum ferrireducens encodes:
- a CDS encoding MBL fold metallo-hydrolase gives MSFTRLRLPLPGMELGHVNVYLVKCSDGYGLVDVGLATYDSALALLRGLKQLGVRPGEITKVFVTHFHADHITLAQFLAEVSSPDFHIGEGEISRVASSFDDLAKMYAEEYKRHGAPAEVAEAFLKVHPMSRFRKSFEDVWRLQWRSVRDDEGLDCGLRAISTPGHTPGHTVYAAAHGIFTGDHVLPKITPNISWYPIPGFNPLKEYLKSLKKVATNKRGYPAHGDEIGNLALRTEELVRHHEERLREVMAVLREPMTTYQVAQKISWDAGPFEQFDVYNKIFAIGEAYSHLLYLEEAGLVRRVEKDKVYWLPAERRDNLQNIPLP, from the coding sequence ATGTCATTCACCAGACTGAGGCTCCCCCTGCCGGGGATGGAGCTCGGCCACGTCAACGTCTACCTCGTCAAATGCAGTGACGGATACGGCTTGGTGGACGTGGGGCTCGCCACCTACGACTCCGCATTGGCTTTGTTAAGAGGGCTAAAGCAACTCGGCGTAAGGCCTGGGGAGATAACCAAGGTATTCGTCACCCACTTCCACGCCGACCATATAACACTGGCGCAGTTCCTCGCCGAGGTCTCGTCGCCGGATTTCCACATCGGCGAAGGCGAGATCAGCCGCGTAGCCTCCAGCTTCGACGACTTAGCGAAGATGTACGCAGAGGAGTACAAGAGACACGGCGCGCCTGCAGAAGTCGCCGAGGCGTTCCTAAAAGTACACCCAATGTCCCGATTTAGAAAGTCGTTTGAAGACGTGTGGAGACTCCAGTGGAGATCTGTAAGAGACGACGAAGGCCTCGACTGCGGCCTAAGAGCCATCTCCACGCCGGGCCACACCCCTGGACACACGGTCTACGCCGCAGCGCACGGAATCTTCACCGGCGACCACGTCCTGCCCAAGATAACGCCAAACATATCGTGGTACCCAATTCCGGGGTTCAACCCGCTGAAAGAGTACCTAAAAAGCCTGAAGAAAGTAGCTACAAACAAAAGAGGCTACCCAGCCCACGGAGATGAGATAGGCAACCTCGCCTTGCGGACCGAGGAGCTGGTTAGACACCACGAGGAGAGGCTAAGAGAAGTCATGGCCGTGCTGAGGGAGCCCATGACCACCTACCAAGTAGCTCAGAAAATCAGTTGGGACGCCGGACCATTCGAACAGTTCGACGTATATAACAAAATCTTCGCAATAGGCGAGGCATACAGCCACCTACTCTACCTAGAAGAGGCGGGTCTTGTGAGGCGCGTTGAGAAAGACAAGGTGTATTGGCTACCCGCCGAACGGCGGGATAATCTGCAAAACATCCCCCTCCCTTAG
- a CDS encoding MoaD/ThiS family protein gives MRIVVKIFGPAYFGLKSYDVITLKLELGEGATVGEALDELERRFPGLKGRLLRGEEVIPMHDIWINGRSIDFLNGLKTPLREGDVLQIIPPFGG, from the coding sequence ATGAGGATTGTTGTTAAGATTTTTGGACCTGCGTATTTTGGCCTTAAGAGTTATGACGTTATTACGCTGAAGCTTGAGCTGGGCGAGGGCGCCACGGTGGGGGAGGCGCTTGACGAGCTGGAGCGGAGATTTCCAGGTCTGAAGGGGAGGTTGCTGAGGGGTGAGGAGGTTATTCCGATGCACGATATATGGATTAACGGACGCTCTATAGATTTTTTAAATGGTTTAAAAACTCCTCTAAGGGAGGGGGATGTTTTGCAGATTATCCCGCCGTTCGGCGGGTAG
- the guaA gene encoding glutamine-hydrolyzing GMP synthase: protein MEKILVVNFGGQYAHLIARRVRDAGVYAEITTPENAVEKAREGEVKAVILSGGPSSVYESPSPDVPTEIFELGKPVLGICYGHQLIAKKMGGRVARGKGEYGRTLVKVVARDPLLEGWGDEEVVWMSHGDYVEEPPPGFEILAVSENGYIAAMRKGHIYGVQFHPEVNHTAKGALLLENFARRIAGVKESWRPEDHITRIVEEIRERVREGQVIVAVSGGVDSTVTAVLVHKAVGSRAKAVFVDHGLFREGEPEKAVALLRSIGIDVIYVDAKGRFLEKLEGVADCEEKRRIVGETFAQIFTEVVSGIRDARYLAQGTLYPDVVESGAVKGADKIKSHHNVAGLPPWFKLELVEPLRDFYKDEVRKIAKALGLPDEVVYRQPFPGPGLAVRVVGPFTREKLAIVRKATKIVEEELARAGVLRKVWQAFAVVGDDKWVGVKGDRRAEGYVVTVRIVESEDAMTADWSRVPYEVLEKISSRITSEIPEVTMVTYAITSKPPSTIEPC, encoded by the coding sequence GAGGGGGAAGTAAAGGCGGTGATACTATCCGGCGGCCCCAGCTCCGTCTACGAGTCGCCGTCGCCAGATGTCCCCACGGAGATATTTGAGCTAGGCAAACCCGTCCTTGGCATATGCTACGGCCACCAGCTAATAGCCAAGAAAATGGGGGGGAGGGTGGCGCGCGGCAAGGGCGAATACGGCAGAACCCTCGTGAAGGTGGTGGCCAGAGACCCCCTGCTTGAGGGGTGGGGCGACGAGGAGGTTGTCTGGATGAGCCACGGCGACTACGTAGAGGAGCCGCCGCCTGGTTTTGAAATCCTGGCGGTAAGCGAAAACGGCTACATAGCTGCGATGAGGAAAGGGCATATATACGGGGTGCAGTTCCACCCAGAGGTAAACCACACGGCTAAAGGCGCCTTGTTGCTGGAAAACTTCGCCAGAAGAATAGCCGGAGTTAAGGAGAGCTGGAGGCCCGAGGACCACATTACCCGGATTGTCGAGGAGATAAGAGAAAGAGTAAGGGAAGGGCAGGTGATTGTAGCCGTCAGCGGTGGGGTAGACAGCACAGTCACCGCAGTGCTGGTGCACAAGGCCGTGGGGAGTCGGGCCAAGGCGGTCTTCGTAGACCACGGTCTCTTTAGAGAGGGGGAGCCTGAGAAGGCCGTGGCTCTGCTGAGATCCATAGGCATAGACGTGATATACGTCGACGCGAAGGGGCGCTTTCTAGAAAAGCTCGAGGGGGTAGCCGACTGTGAAGAAAAGAGGCGCATCGTCGGCGAGACGTTTGCCCAGATCTTTACCGAAGTCGTCTCTGGCATCAGAGACGCCAGGTATCTAGCACAGGGCACTCTGTACCCCGACGTTGTGGAAAGCGGGGCGGTAAAGGGAGCGGACAAGATAAAAAGCCACCACAACGTCGCCGGCCTGCCTCCATGGTTTAAACTTGAGCTGGTGGAGCCGCTTAGGGATTTTTACAAAGACGAGGTTAGAAAAATTGCGAAGGCCCTCGGGTTGCCGGACGAGGTGGTTTACAGACAGCCCTTCCCCGGCCCCGGCCTCGCGGTGAGGGTGGTAGGACCCTTTACCAGAGAAAAGCTGGCAATTGTGAGAAAAGCCACAAAGATAGTAGAGGAGGAGCTGGCGAGGGCCGGCGTCTTGAGAAAGGTGTGGCAAGCCTTTGCCGTAGTCGGCGACGACAAGTGGGTGGGGGTAAAGGGGGATAGACGTGCCGAGGGGTACGTGGTGACGGTAAGAATTGTAGAAAGCGAAGACGCCATGACGGCCGACTGGTCGAGAGTGCCTTACGAAGTCCTCGAGAAGATATCCAGCAGGATAACTTCAGAAATCCCCGAGGTAACCATGGTGACCTACGCCATTACGTCCAAACCCCCCTCGACAATAGAGCCATGTTGA
- a CDS encoding PaRep2b protein, translating to MKAGVEPTPHIQPLSGEPDWAGVAREMAFENASLTRFFLSWLSAYLWAAEGDKRAVADFLTAAVMGDGSIQTAVRREESGVELAGDVRLTVGRFSAKRKKKEEAGAITHIHKAALALAVLKAAGHEPERVYARARGESRWFELEWRIDAARGFLSNASLWLYAPELAGGNDEIRVKYSRALEAVGVEAHIKDFTAEGKRPRARLVVRLGGDTAEFSIRLQKGNMVELRFGTTSREEAERRAAVLRAVGVGADVKRTYHKSRNRDQWYIVVSTNVLAAESVHEEVRKAVVEFLQRCREAGALEEKTCRRLAAKIERGVPEWGDIRFSLWLKKTAPW from the coding sequence GTGAAAGCTGGCGTAGAGCCAACCCCCCACATCCAGCCGCTCTCCGGCGAGCCGGACTGGGCCGGGGTGGCGCGGGAGATGGCTTTTGAAAACGCTTCTCTGACGCGGTTCTTCCTCTCGTGGCTGTCGGCGTATCTATGGGCGGCGGAGGGCGACAAGAGGGCCGTGGCCGACTTCCTCACCGCCGCGGTGATGGGAGACGGGAGTATACAGACGGCTGTTAGGAGGGAGGAAAGCGGCGTGGAGCTGGCTGGCGATGTGCGGCTGACGGTGGGCAGATTCTCGGCGAAGAGGAAGAAAAAAGAGGAGGCTGGGGCCATAACCCACATACACAAGGCGGCGCTGGCGCTGGCCGTTCTGAAGGCGGCTGGGCACGAGCCGGAGAGGGTGTACGCCAGGGCAAGGGGGGAGAGTCGGTGGTTCGAGCTGGAGTGGCGCATCGACGCGGCCAGGGGCTTTCTGTCCAACGCGTCTCTCTGGCTGTACGCGCCGGAGCTGGCCGGCGGAAACGACGAGATAAGGGTTAAGTACTCCAGGGCCCTGGAGGCCGTGGGCGTGGAGGCCCACATAAAGGACTTCACCGCGGAGGGCAAGAGGCCGAGGGCCAGGCTGGTGGTGAGGCTGGGCGGAGATACAGCTGAGTTCTCAATACGCCTGCAGAAAGGCAACATGGTAGAGCTTCGCTTCGGCACAACCAGCCGCGAGGAGGCCGAGCGTAGGGCGGCGGTGCTTAGGGCTGTGGGGGTGGGGGCCGATGTGAAGAGGACCTACCACAAATCCCGCAACCGTGACCAGTGGTATATAGTCGTCTCGACAAACGTCCTGGCCGCAGAGTCTGTGCACGAGGAGGTTAGAAAGGCAGTGGTGGAGTTCCTTCAGCGGTGCAGAGAGGCTGGCGCCCTCGAAGAGAAGACGTGTAGACGCCTAGCCGCAAAGATCGAGAGGGGCGTGCCGGAGTGGGGAGATATAAGATTCTCCCTATGGCTGAAAAAGACGGCGCCGTGGTAG
- a CDS encoding gamma-glutamyltransferase, with the protein MYLGRRFAIATESYLATRAGYEAYKAGGNAADAAAAASAVLTYTLPHLGGVGGDFLALVHDGGKTEAVLGLGWAPRRVPEAPPRRGLPSAVVPGYLAGLHELHRRHGVLSWERVVDIAVSFMEEATLHPSLASAVAKYRDVLDADPGGGVYLSLPAAPGAPYRIEPLLKLWRAVREGPHVFYEEIAKDLLHGYFEVEDFARYRPEVKPPLYITYGDWTIYEAPPPSLGFAVLLTVKLAERAEGAFSYARLRNTIAALRKAHWARDAYLHDGEVPLGDILAGRLELGEAEAPEPTPGTTYLAAGDGELVVSAIQSLYYPFGSGFTDPKWGMTFNNRAGDFTKGLNKAAPWRRPAHTLSAVVMERGGEIYALGASAGHYRPAIYAQLIQNVVWYGMDPRAAVWAPRFIWTGGWEAQAEEGWERGPGVTVVKYPSRLGVAALVAKRHGGVAAVADIRGDGLALGL; encoded by the coding sequence ATGTATCTCGGAAGGCGCTTCGCCATAGCCACCGAGAGCTACCTAGCAACTAGAGCCGGCTACGAGGCCTATAAGGCTGGCGGAAACGCCGCAGACGCCGCCGCGGCGGCCTCCGCTGTTTTGACATACACACTGCCCCATCTAGGCGGCGTCGGAGGCGACTTCCTAGCCCTGGTGCACGACGGGGGGAAGACAGAGGCCGTGCTTGGGCTTGGCTGGGCCCCGCGCCGGGTGCCAGAAGCCCCGCCGCGCAGAGGCCTTCCGTCGGCGGTTGTGCCCGGCTACCTGGCCGGGCTCCACGAGCTCCATAGGAGACATGGTGTGTTGTCATGGGAGAGGGTGGTGGACATCGCGGTCAGCTTCATGGAGGAGGCCACCCTGCACCCCTCCCTAGCCTCCGCTGTGGCGAAGTATAGAGACGTGCTGGATGCCGACCCGGGCGGAGGCGTCTACCTAAGCCTCCCAGCGGCGCCCGGCGCGCCCTACAGAATTGAGCCCCTTCTCAAGCTGTGGAGGGCAGTTAGAGAGGGCCCCCACGTCTTCTACGAGGAAATCGCCAAGGATCTGCTACACGGGTATTTCGAGGTTGAGGATTTTGCTAGATATAGGCCGGAGGTCAAGCCGCCGCTGTATATAACATACGGCGACTGGACTATATACGAGGCCCCGCCCCCCTCCCTGGGGTTCGCCGTACTGCTGACAGTTAAGCTGGCGGAGAGGGCGGAGGGGGCCTTTAGCTACGCCAGGCTGAGAAATACCATCGCGGCTTTGAGAAAGGCCCACTGGGCGAGAGACGCCTATCTACACGACGGCGAGGTGCCGCTAGGCGACATACTGGCGGGGCGCCTCGAGCTGGGGGAGGCAGAGGCCCCCGAGCCGACGCCCGGAACCACGTACCTAGCCGCGGGGGACGGGGAGCTCGTTGTCTCCGCCATCCAGTCCCTCTACTACCCCTTTGGGTCGGGCTTTACAGATCCGAAGTGGGGCATGACATTCAACAACAGAGCAGGCGACTTCACGAAGGGGCTGAATAAAGCCGCCCCGTGGAGGCGCCCCGCCCACACGCTCTCGGCAGTGGTCATGGAGCGCGGAGGAGAGATCTACGCACTTGGAGCAAGCGCGGGCCACTACAGACCGGCTATATACGCCCAGCTGATACAAAACGTCGTCTGGTACGGCATGGACCCCCGCGCCGCCGTCTGGGCCCCGCGCTTCATATGGACAGGAGGGTGGGAGGCCCAGGCAGAGGAGGGGTGGGAAAGGGGCCCCGGGGTCACAGTTGTGAAATACCCCAGCAGATTGGGCGTCGCGGCGCTTGTGGCAAAGAGGCACGGCGGCGTCGCCGCGGTGGCAGACATAAGAGGAGATGGATTGGCGCTGGGGCTATAG